From a region of the Tenggerimyces flavus genome:
- a CDS encoding DNA alkylation repair protein, which produces MAQTRSGPDRPLVQAVRSELEAAGDPVKAGPMQAYMKSDLPYRGVQSPGVKRICRDLFAAHPLATRETWDATVRALWDQAKFREERYVAIALTGYKLYREWQDLGSLELYDHLVTTGAWWDYVDEIAARRVGPILRGHPESVTPVLLLWSRDNDIWRRRTAIISQLGSGEAVDTKLLAACIEPSLGRPEFFLRKAIGWALRQHARVDPDWVRAYVNRHGPELSPLSRKEAMKHLR; this is translated from the coding sequence GTGGCACAGACGCGCTCCGGGCCGGATCGCCCGTTGGTCCAGGCCGTTCGCTCCGAGCTGGAGGCGGCGGGGGATCCGGTCAAGGCCGGCCCGATGCAGGCGTACATGAAGTCCGATCTGCCGTACCGCGGCGTCCAGTCGCCGGGCGTGAAGCGGATCTGCCGGGACCTGTTCGCCGCGCATCCGCTGGCCACGCGGGAGACCTGGGACGCAACGGTCCGCGCGCTGTGGGACCAGGCGAAGTTCCGGGAGGAGCGGTACGTCGCGATCGCGCTGACCGGCTACAAGCTGTACCGCGAGTGGCAGGACCTCGGGTCGCTCGAGCTGTACGACCACCTCGTCACGACCGGCGCCTGGTGGGACTACGTCGACGAGATCGCGGCCCGGCGCGTCGGACCGATCCTGCGCGGCCATCCGGAGTCGGTGACGCCCGTCCTGCTGCTCTGGTCCCGCGACAACGACATCTGGCGGCGGCGGACGGCGATCATCTCTCAGCTCGGGTCCGGCGAGGCTGTTGACACCAAGCTGCTCGCCGCCTGCATCGAGCCGAGCCTCGGACGGCCGGAGTTCTTCCTGCGCAAGGCGATCGGCTGGGCGCTACGCCAGCACGCCCGGGTCGACCCGGACTGGGTGCGCGCGTACGTCAACCGCCACGGTCCGGAGCTGTCGCCGCTGTCCCGCAAAGAGGCTATGAAGCATCTGCGCTGA
- a CDS encoding HRDC domain-containing protein, whose translation MTETAPAADEPVPLLAPRDGLPPVVQSDGALAETAAALASGTGSVAVDAERASGYRYSHRAYLVQLRREGAGSSLIDPIACPDLSSVDAALADTEWVLHAASQDLPCLVEIGMRPRTLFDTELAGRLLDYPKVGLATLVEELLGYRLEKGHASVDWSTRPLPEPWLTYAALDVEVLVELRDVLAQQLVDAGKLDWALEEFSALVTAPAPRPRVDPWRRTSGIHRVRNRRQLGYVRELWLARDRVARRRDVSPGRVLPDHAIVAAAVAAPKSRPELAALPPYETRTARRDLGLWWTAVEKASTLVDAGLPDHAAPYDGPPPARSWPERDPHAAGRLAAGRKVLQEIAGTHQLPVENLLAPDTMRRLAWAPPEELTSETVAEVLRGNGAREWQVSLTATALADALSADAS comes from the coding sequence GTGACCGAGACCGCACCGGCAGCAGACGAACCGGTGCCGTTGTTGGCTCCACGCGACGGCCTACCGCCCGTCGTGCAGTCCGACGGGGCCCTCGCGGAGACCGCCGCGGCGCTCGCTTCGGGCACCGGATCGGTCGCCGTCGACGCCGAACGGGCCTCCGGCTACCGCTACTCCCACCGCGCGTACCTCGTCCAGCTGCGGCGCGAAGGCGCGGGGTCGTCGCTGATCGACCCGATCGCCTGCCCCGACCTGTCCTCGGTCGACGCGGCGCTGGCCGACACCGAGTGGGTGCTGCACGCCGCCTCGCAGGACCTGCCCTGCCTCGTCGAGATCGGCATGCGCCCGCGCACGCTGTTCGACACCGAGCTCGCCGGCCGGCTGTTGGACTACCCGAAGGTCGGGCTCGCGACGCTGGTCGAGGAGCTGCTCGGCTACCGGCTGGAGAAGGGGCACGCCTCGGTCGACTGGTCGACGCGGCCGCTGCCCGAGCCGTGGCTGACGTACGCGGCACTCGACGTCGAGGTGCTGGTGGAGCTGCGCGACGTCCTGGCTCAGCAGCTGGTCGACGCGGGCAAGCTGGACTGGGCTCTGGAGGAGTTCTCGGCACTGGTCACCGCGCCGGCACCGCGGCCGCGAGTCGACCCGTGGCGGCGTACGTCCGGCATCCACCGGGTCCGCAACCGGCGCCAGCTGGGGTACGTACGCGAGCTGTGGCTGGCCCGCGACCGGGTCGCCCGGCGCCGGGACGTCTCTCCCGGCCGGGTGTTGCCCGACCACGCGATCGTGGCCGCTGCGGTGGCGGCGCCGAAGAGCCGGCCCGAGCTCGCTGCCCTGCCGCCGTACGAGACCCGCACCGCCCGCCGCGACCTGGGGCTGTGGTGGACCGCGGTCGAGAAGGCGTCCACGCTCGTGGACGCCGGACTGCCCGACCACGCCGCCCCGTACGACGGCCCGCCGCCCGCGCGATCGTGGCCCGAGCGCGACCCGCACGCCGCCGGCCGACTGGCGGCCGGGCGGAAGGTGCTGCAGGAGATCGCCGGCACGCACCAGCTGCCGGTGGAGAACCTGCTCGCGCCCGACACCATGCGCCGGCTCGCCTGGGCCCCGCCCGAGGAGCTCACCTCCGAGACCGTCGCCGAGGTGCTCCGCGGCAACGGCGCGCGGGAGTGGCAGGTCTCGCTGACCGCGACGGCGTTGGCCGACGCGCTCAGCGCAGATGCTTCATAG
- a CDS encoding DUF3000 domain-containing protein, whose product MDARRDADVPPKAFSQAVSALFAARYRPEVVCEEVPAPQRVAPYSAAITADVVIDEAELATGRLVLLHDPDGHEAWQGTFRCVAYVRAEIDAEMVTDPLLGTVAWGWLTEALDAEGASYHAPSGTVTRVASESFGGMSDEPARAEIELRASWTPVDDEIGAHAQAWGTLLCTAAGLPPMPPGVVAIPHRRVRSR is encoded by the coding sequence GTGGACGCGCGACGAGATGCAGACGTTCCGCCTAAGGCATTCAGCCAGGCGGTTTCGGCATTGTTCGCCGCCCGCTATAGGCCCGAGGTCGTTTGCGAAGAAGTACCGGCGCCGCAGCGAGTGGCTCCCTATTCGGCCGCGATCACCGCGGACGTCGTGATCGACGAGGCCGAGCTCGCCACCGGGCGGCTCGTTCTCCTGCACGATCCCGACGGCCACGAGGCGTGGCAGGGCACGTTCCGGTGCGTGGCGTACGTCCGCGCCGAGATCGACGCCGAGATGGTCACCGACCCGCTGCTCGGCACGGTCGCGTGGGGCTGGCTCACCGAGGCCCTGGACGCCGAAGGGGCGAGCTACCACGCGCCCAGCGGCACCGTGACCAGGGTGGCGTCGGAGAGCTTCGGCGGCATGTCCGACGAGCCCGCGCGGGCCGAGATCGAGCTGCGCGCCTCTTGGACGCCGGTCGACGACGAGATCGGAGCCCACGCCCAGGCGTGGGGCACGCTGCTGTGTACGGCCGCCGGACTTCCCCCGATGCCGCCCGGAGTCGTCGCGATTCCGCACCGGCGGGTGAGGAGTCGTTGA
- the hemE gene encoding uroporphyrinogen decarboxylase has translation MTANSAFVRATRGDDVPHVPVWFMRQAGRSLPEYRSLREGLSMLDTCQRPELIVEITMQPVRRYGVDAAILYSDIMVPLMAVGVDLDIVPNVGPVIASPVKTLADLAPLRPLEASDVPYVTSAVRDLVTVLGKTPLVGFAGAPFTLASYLVEGGPSKDHAATKALMHGSPDLWHALLSRLAVISAAFLRVQIEAGVSAVQLFDSWSGTLAPSDYQEFVAPHTRAVFTALADLDVPRIHFGVGTGELLGLMAGTGPDVMGVDWRVPLHEASRRVGGRPVQGNLDPAILLAPWPVVEEQARRVLASGRRGSGHIFNLGHGVLPQTDPDQLARLTEYVHNWKP, from the coding sequence GTGACTGCGAACTCCGCTTTCGTCCGAGCCACTCGGGGCGACGATGTTCCGCACGTACCGGTCTGGTTCATGCGACAGGCCGGACGCTCACTGCCCGAATATCGATCGCTTCGCGAGGGTCTGTCGATGCTCGACACCTGCCAGCGGCCCGAGCTGATCGTGGAGATCACGATGCAGCCGGTGCGGCGGTACGGCGTCGACGCGGCGATCCTCTACTCCGACATCATGGTCCCGCTGATGGCCGTCGGCGTGGACCTGGACATCGTGCCGAACGTGGGGCCGGTGATCGCTTCACCGGTCAAGACTCTCGCGGACCTGGCGCCATTGCGGCCGCTGGAGGCGTCCGACGTCCCGTACGTGACGTCCGCCGTCCGCGACCTCGTGACCGTGCTGGGGAAGACGCCGCTGGTCGGCTTCGCCGGCGCGCCGTTCACGCTCGCCTCGTACCTCGTCGAGGGCGGGCCGAGCAAGGACCACGCCGCGACGAAGGCGCTCATGCACGGCTCGCCGGACCTCTGGCACGCGCTGCTCTCGCGGCTGGCGGTGATCTCGGCGGCGTTCCTGCGGGTGCAGATCGAGGCCGGCGTCTCGGCCGTACAGCTCTTCGACTCGTGGTCGGGCACGCTGGCGCCCTCGGACTACCAGGAGTTCGTGGCGCCGCACACGAGGGCGGTCTTCACCGCGCTGGCGGACCTGGACGTGCCGCGGATCCACTTCGGCGTGGGAACGGGGGAGTTGCTCGGGCTGATGGCCGGGACCGGGCCGGACGTGATGGGCGTGGACTGGCGCGTGCCCCTGCACGAGGCGTCCCGGCGGGTCGGTGGGCGCCCGGTCCAGGGCAACCTCGACCCGGCCATCCTGCTGGCGCCCTGGCCCGTGGTGGAGGAGCAGGCCCGCCGCGTCCTCGCATCAGGCCGCCGCGGCTCCGGCCACATCTTCAACCTCGGCCACGGGGTGCTTCCGCAGACCGATCCGGACCAGCTGGCCCGGCTGACGGAGTACGTGCACAACTGGAAGCCCTGA
- a CDS encoding DUF4349 domain-containing protein — translation MRRTRPFLIAVASGVAALALAAGCSGAATSANGSGGSEARSLSGQSDQSGGAAQKAPQAVPGAPQDNAAPQPEAKQQQNRPRLQIRERAIIRTGTIHIEVANVQAANDKIAVLVGAEGYVSSEQSATDGDGKVTSIQLVLRVPVDDFNRVRVGVRKLGAKVLDDKHNAQDVTDEVVDVESRIASQKKSIERLRTLIGQAKTVGEVVQVETELTSREAELESLQARQSALASQSSLSTLSVVLSAPPPKDEEPVDPDDNLGFLQGLSDGWNAFVGTVQVVLTVVGALIPFVVALALLGAIPAWFYLRARRRRFASQSAL, via the coding sequence ATGCGTAGGACTCGACCGTTCCTGATCGCTGTTGCCAGCGGGGTTGCCGCTCTCGCGCTGGCGGCGGGCTGCAGCGGCGCCGCCACGAGCGCGAACGGCTCCGGCGGATCCGAGGCCCGATCCCTCTCGGGCCAGTCGGACCAATCGGGCGGAGCCGCCCAGAAGGCGCCGCAGGCCGTGCCGGGTGCACCGCAGGACAACGCCGCGCCGCAGCCGGAGGCCAAGCAGCAGCAGAACCGGCCGCGGCTCCAGATCCGCGAGCGGGCGATCATCCGTACCGGCACGATCCACATCGAGGTCGCGAACGTCCAGGCGGCGAACGACAAGATCGCCGTGCTGGTCGGCGCCGAGGGGTACGTCTCGTCGGAGCAGAGCGCGACCGACGGGGACGGCAAGGTGACCTCGATCCAGCTCGTGCTGCGCGTCCCGGTCGACGACTTCAACCGCGTCCGTGTCGGCGTCCGCAAGCTCGGCGCGAAGGTGCTGGACGACAAGCACAACGCGCAGGACGTCACCGACGAGGTTGTCGACGTCGAGAGCCGCATCGCCAGCCAGAAGAAGAGCATCGAACGGCTGCGCACGCTGATCGGCCAGGCCAAGACGGTCGGCGAGGTCGTCCAGGTCGAGACCGAGCTGACGTCACGCGAGGCCGAGCTGGAGTCCCTGCAGGCCCGCCAGTCCGCGCTCGCGTCGCAGTCCTCGCTGTCGACGTTGAGCGTGGTGCTGTCGGCGCCCCCGCCGAAGGACGAGGAGCCGGTCGACCCCGACGACAATCTTGGTTTCCTGCAAGGGCTTTCGGACGGTTGGAACGCGTTCGTCGGCACTGTCCAGGTGGTCTTGACAGTGGTCGGCGCACTCATCCCGTTCGTCGTCGCCCTCGCTCTGCTGGGAGCGATCCCGGCCTGGTTCTACCTGCGCGCCAGGCGCCGCCGATTCGCCTCCCAGAGCGCGCTCTGA
- the hemG gene encoding protoporphyrinogen oxidase: MPHVIVIGAGISGAATAWFLRRAGADVTVLDGAERVGGKLHTVELEGIPVDTGAEAMLNRRPEAVALARDVGLGELLTHPATTTANLWIGNALRPIPAGTIMGIPGDLAALKESDVLTPEGLARVEAEQLGELTDDVAVGPFVAERLGRELVDRVVEPLLGGVYAGHADRLSLQATVPQLFALARRDPSLLHAVAQAKAATPASDQPVFAGLDGGVGQLVPAVLSGIDVRLRTFVRELHRTETGWRLVVGSRHDQSELEADAVVLACPATPASRLLADVAPYASAELARIEYASMATIALLYRREDFPAGVEGSGFLVPPREGRTIKAATFSSAKWGWLADRSADTVVVRTSVGRLGEEADLQRTNEDLAAGAAADVREAIGPGTPIAWHVARWGGGLPQYGVGHKAAVERIRADIARQAGLAVAGAAYDGVGIPACVATAKAAADQVLAQERMAT; encoded by the coding sequence ATGCCGCACGTGATCGTCATCGGCGCTGGGATCTCCGGCGCCGCCACGGCCTGGTTCCTGCGTCGTGCGGGTGCTGACGTCACCGTGCTGGACGGCGCCGAACGCGTCGGCGGCAAGCTGCACACGGTCGAGCTCGAGGGCATCCCGGTCGACACCGGCGCGGAGGCCATGCTCAACCGGCGCCCCGAAGCCGTCGCCCTCGCCCGCGACGTGGGCCTCGGCGAGCTGCTGACGCATCCCGCCACGACGACCGCGAACCTCTGGATCGGGAACGCGCTGCGCCCCATCCCCGCCGGCACGATCATGGGCATCCCGGGCGATCTCGCCGCGCTGAAGGAGAGCGATGTCCTGACGCCCGAAGGCCTCGCCCGCGTGGAGGCCGAGCAGCTCGGCGAGCTGACGGACGACGTCGCCGTCGGCCCGTTCGTCGCCGAACGGTTGGGCCGCGAGCTCGTCGACCGCGTGGTCGAGCCGTTGCTCGGCGGCGTGTACGCCGGGCACGCCGACCGGCTCTCGCTGCAGGCGACGGTGCCGCAGCTCTTCGCGCTCGCTCGCCGCGACCCGTCGCTGCTGCATGCGGTCGCTCAGGCGAAGGCGGCCACGCCGGCGAGCGACCAGCCGGTGTTCGCGGGGCTCGACGGGGGAGTGGGCCAGCTCGTTCCGGCGGTGCTTTCCGGCATCGACGTGCGGTTGCGCACGTTCGTCCGCGAGCTGCACCGCACCGAGACCGGCTGGCGGCTCGTCGTCGGCTCGCGCCACGATCAGTCCGAGCTCGAGGCCGATGCTGTCGTCCTCGCCTGCCCCGCGACGCCGGCGAGCCGGCTCCTGGCAGACGTCGCGCCGTACGCGTCCGCCGAGCTTGCGCGGATCGAGTACGCGAGCATGGCGACGATCGCCCTGCTCTATCGCCGCGAGGATTTCCCCGCTGGGGTTGAGGGTTCGGGGTTCCTGGTGCCGCCGCGCGAAGGCCGGACGATCAAGGCGGCGACGTTCTCCTCGGCGAAATGGGGCTGGCTGGCGGACCGTTCCGCCGACACCGTGGTCGTCCGCACCTCGGTGGGCAGGCTCGGTGAGGAGGCGGACCTCCAACGGACGAACGAGGATCTCGCCGCTGGAGCAGCTGCCGACGTCCGCGAGGCGATCGGGCCCGGCACGCCGATCGCGTGGCACGTCGCCCGGTGGGGCGGCGGGCTGCCGCAGTACGGCGTCGGCCACAAGGCGGCGGTCGAACGGATCCGCGCCGACATCGCCCGCCAGGCGGGGCTCGCTGTCGCCGGCGCGGCGTACGACGGCGTCGGCATCCCCGCGTGCGTCGCCACCGCGAAGGCCGCGGCCGACCAGGTGCTGGCGCAGGAGAGAATGGCGACATGA
- the hemQ gene encoding hydrogen peroxide-dependent heme synthase, with product MTDSARPKARELNDVIRYTMWSVFRLRDPLGDGDRSALAAEVDELFAQLGQKDVVIRGTYDVSGLRADADVMIWWHAPSSDDLQDAYNRFRRTAFGRRLDPVWSQLALHRPAEFNKGHIPAFLAGEEARRYVSVYPFVRSLEWYLLPDEERRAMLAEHGMMARSYPDVRANTVASFSLGDYEWMLAFEADELHRITDLMRHLRSAKARAHTRLEVPFYTGRRTSVVELVGTLP from the coding sequence ATGACCGACAGCGCTCGACCGAAGGCCCGCGAGCTCAACGACGTGATCCGCTACACGATGTGGTCGGTGTTCCGGCTGCGCGATCCCCTCGGCGACGGTGACCGGTCCGCGCTGGCCGCCGAGGTCGACGAGCTGTTCGCCCAACTCGGGCAGAAGGACGTCGTGATCCGCGGCACGTACGACGTGTCCGGCCTCCGCGCGGACGCCGACGTGATGATCTGGTGGCATGCGCCGAGCTCGGACGACCTGCAGGACGCGTACAACCGGTTCCGGCGCACGGCGTTCGGTCGCCGACTCGACCCGGTCTGGTCGCAGCTCGCGCTGCACCGCCCGGCCGAGTTCAACAAGGGCCACATCCCGGCGTTCCTCGCGGGGGAGGAGGCGCGGCGGTACGTCAGCGTGTACCCGTTCGTGCGCTCGCTCGAGTGGTACCTGCTGCCGGACGAGGAACGGCGGGCAATGCTCGCCGAGCACGGCATGATGGCGCGTTCGTACCCCGACGTCCGGGCGAACACCGTCGCGTCGTTCTCGCTCGGCGACTACGAGTGGATGCTGGCGTTCGAGGCGGATGAGCTGCACCGGATCACCGACCTGATGAGGCACCTGCGCAGCGCGAAGGCGCGGGCGCACACGCGGCTGGAAGTGCCGTTCTACACCGGCCGGCGGACGTCGGTCGTCGAGCTGGTCGGGACGCTGCCGTGA
- a CDS encoding FAD-dependent oxidoreductase: protein MTDPVDERPARIAIVGAGPAGIYAADSLERSGVPVSVDVLEHLATPYGLVRYGVAPDHPKTRTIAAVLGRMLDAPQVRFLGNVAYGTEIDLATLRRHYDAVIYAVGAADGRRLGIPGEDLPGSLSATAFVEWYNDHPHCTVDVDHLLEANAVAVIGAGNVAIDVARVLLASRERLAKGDVSDEVLDALHQAKVEDVHLIARRGPVEAKFTTLELRELGHLEGVDVRVDPADIPADDPPDAPRRVRTNLAVFRDWATRPATDAPRRLHLHFWRRPVEIRGDEHGITEVVLDGQETLAVQAILAAVGYKGRPLADLPFDEQTGTLPNREGRVVDENGEVIPGVYAAGWIKRGPSGVIGTNKADAAETVRALLADLPTLTPAQEPAEEAIDARLRKSAPPAALPATPQPLA, encoded by the coding sequence GTGACCGATCCCGTTGACGAACGGCCGGCCCGGATCGCGATCGTCGGTGCGGGGCCGGCGGGGATCTACGCGGCCGACTCTCTGGAGCGGTCCGGGGTGCCCGTCTCGGTCGACGTCCTCGAGCACCTCGCCACGCCGTACGGGCTGGTCCGGTACGGCGTCGCGCCCGACCATCCCAAGACGCGCACGATCGCCGCCGTGCTCGGGCGGATGCTCGACGCGCCGCAGGTACGGTTCCTCGGCAACGTCGCGTACGGCACGGAGATCGACCTCGCGACGCTGCGGAGGCACTACGACGCGGTGATCTACGCGGTCGGCGCGGCCGACGGGCGAAGGCTCGGCATCCCCGGCGAGGACCTCCCCGGCAGCCTGTCCGCCACCGCGTTCGTCGAGTGGTACAACGACCACCCCCACTGCACAGTCGACGTCGACCACCTCCTCGAGGCCAACGCGGTCGCCGTCATCGGCGCGGGGAACGTCGCGATCGACGTCGCCCGCGTCCTGCTCGCCAGCCGAGAACGGCTCGCCAAGGGCGACGTGTCCGACGAGGTCCTCGACGCCCTCCACCAGGCCAAGGTCGAGGACGTCCACCTGATCGCCCGCCGCGGCCCGGTCGAGGCGAAGTTCACCACGCTGGAGCTCAGGGAGTTGGGACACCTCGAAGGCGTCGACGTCCGAGTCGACCCAGCCGACATTCCCGCCGACGACCCTCCGGACGCACCGCGGCGCGTACGAACGAACCTCGCCGTCTTCCGCGACTGGGCCACCCGCCCAGCAACCGACGCGCCGAGACGCCTGCACCTGCACTTCTGGCGCCGCCCCGTCGAGATCCGAGGTGACGAGCACGGCATCACCGAGGTCGTCCTCGACGGCCAGGAAACCCTTGCGGTACAGGCGATCCTTGCCGCCGTCGGCTACAAGGGACGCCCACTCGCCGACCTCCCGTTCGACGAGCAGACCGGCACGTTGCCCAACCGGGAAGGCCGCGTCGTCGACGAGAACGGGGAAGTCATCCCGGGCGTCTACGCCGCCGGCTGGATCAAGCGCGGACCGTCCGGCGTCATCGGCACCAACAAGGCCGACGCCGCCGAGACCGTACGCGCGTTGCTCGCCGACCTGCCCACACTCACCCCAGCGCAAGAGCCAGCAGAGGAAGCGATCGACGCGCGACTCAGGAAGAGCGCTCCCCCGGCAGCACTTCCTGCAACGCCTCAGCCGCTCGCATGA
- a CDS encoding GNAT family N-acetyltransferase, with protein sequence MTAVVKDNPSEERFEVHDGDQLAGSLYYEQRGEALALIHTEIDPAFGGRGLGSVLVRRTLEQLRERGVKIVPLCPFVKSWMEKHPEYDDLKA encoded by the coding sequence ATGACCGCCGTCGTGAAGGACAACCCGAGCGAGGAACGGTTCGAGGTCCACGACGGCGACCAGCTGGCGGGCTCGCTGTACTACGAGCAGCGCGGCGAGGCGTTGGCGCTGATCCACACCGAGATCGACCCCGCGTTCGGTGGGCGCGGGCTGGGTTCGGTGCTGGTACGCCGGACGCTCGAGCAGCTCCGCGAACGAGGCGTGAAGATCGTCCCGCTCTGCCCGTTCGTCAAGTCGTGGATGGAGAAGCACCCGGAGTACGACGACCTCAAGGCCTGA
- the msrB gene encoding peptide-methionine (R)-S-oxide reductase MsrB — MTDQDSAAKIEKSDAEWRAQLTPAEYHVLREAGTERPYTGEYTDTKTTGVYHCRACGAELFRSDTKFDSHCGWPSFYTPLAEDRVRYIQDRSFGSVRTEVRCARCDSHLGHVFEGEGYGTPTDQRYCINSISLTLEPTEG; from the coding sequence ATGACGGACCAGGACAGTGCCGCGAAGATCGAGAAGAGCGACGCGGAGTGGCGGGCTCAGCTGACGCCCGCCGAGTACCACGTGCTGCGCGAGGCCGGCACCGAGCGACCGTACACCGGTGAGTACACCGACACCAAGACCACCGGCGTCTACCACTGCCGGGCCTGCGGGGCTGAGCTGTTCCGCAGTGACACGAAGTTCGACAGCCACTGCGGTTGGCCGTCGTTCTACACCCCGCTGGCCGAGGACCGCGTCCGGTACATCCAGGACCGCTCGTTCGGGTCGGTCCGTACGGAGGTCCGCTGCGCCCGCTGCGACTCCCACCTCGGGCACGTCTTCGAGGGCGAGGGGTACGGGACGCCGACCGACCAGCGCTACTGCATCAACTCGATCTCCCTCACGCTCGAACCCACGGAGGGCTGA